In Aerococcaceae bacterium zg-252, the genomic window GAACAGTAACGACAGCTTGGACGGATGCAGCAAAAGCAACTCCGTTAGCAGATTTAGAAAAAGCGTCTGATGCATTAATGGCTCTAGGTTCTAAAGCTGATGTGGTTTATATGAACTCGAAGACTTATTCATTATTGAAAAATGCTGATTCTACCTTGAAGTTAATTAAACCGTTAGCACCAAAAGGGGCGGCAGTAACTCGTGCAGAGTTAAATGCATTTTTAGAAGATGAGTATGATTTAAAAGTAATTGTGGTGAATCAAACTTATATCGATGATGATGGGAAAGTGAAAAAATATTTCCCAGACGGTACAGTGACATTAGCACCTAATGCGGTGTTAGGTAATACGGTATTTGGTACAACACCAGAAGAATCCGATTTGATGGTAGGTAATATTAGCGGTGTTAGCGTTGAATTGACGCACACTGGTATTGCAATTACAACTAAGAAATTAGATGACCCGGTAAATGTCCAAACGAAAGTGTCGATGATTGCGTTGCCGTCGTTCGAACAAATTGACAGTGTGTATTTATTAGACATTGAGCCTTAGAATAGGGGACAAGATGGCTAATTTAGAGATACAAACTGTTTTAGATAATGTAAAGGTAGTCTTAGATATTGATGACACGATTCAAGATAAGATGATTGCGCATTTAGCTAAATTAGTCATAGACCATTTCAAGTTAGCGTATAGTCAAATTGATGTAGATGAGCGATTTGGGTTCATCATCGAAGAATGTACGATTAAGCGATACGTTCGACGTGGCGCAGAAGGAGCGTCATCAGAAAGCCGTGAGGGATATGAGATGTCCTTTGAACGGTATGATGATGAGTTTGCGCCTTATGATGCTTTAATTCGTAAAACTTTGGATATTGGCTATAGCAGACAAGGAATGGTGGTGTTCATTTGAGAACGAATCAACGAATTAGTTTTATTTTGGACATTGAAGACGAAGTCTATGATGATGATTTGGGTGAATGGGTAGGGGGAGCAACTGAAAAGGTGACGCTCCCTTGCTTTGTTTCTGATTTGGGCTTAGAGCGGTCAATGGCTATTTTTGGTGATTATCGTGTTCAACGAAAAGTAGTGAGGTTGTTAAAGTCTTTTAACCAAGAATTTAATTCAATCGAATTCGCAGGAGAAACCTACAAAATGACTGCGGGTAGACTGGATGACAATGTATTTTATATGGAGCGTGATAGCGTTGGAAATACGATTTAATGGGTTAGAAGCATTGGGCAAGAAGTTATCCCATATCAAGAATATGGATGCTGCTAAGCAAATTGTGCGATTGAATGGTGCGGAGTTGAATCAAAAGATGGTTCGCAATGCTCATTTTGTCAAAGGGTATTCAACAGGGCAGACACGTCGTAGTATTTCATTAGAAATTCAGGACGGTGGTATGACAGCATCTGTAAAACCAAATACGCACTATTCTCCTTACTTAGAGTATGGGACACGTAAAATGGCGGCACAACCTTTTGTGAAGCCAGCTTTTAATGCTCAAAAAGAAATATTCAAAGATGATATGTCGAAGTTGGTGAAGTAGATGAAAAAGCCATTTGAACAACAAATATTCGATGGTGTGATTAAATTGTTAAAAACATTGTCGGTGGAGGTTTATCCAGAACTTCCAATAAAAGAGGTTGCCTATCCTTTTGTAGCAATGGGTGAAGTACAAATTACTCCCAAGGCTACGTGGTCGACATTGTTGGGAAAAGCGTTTGTGACGATTGATGTATGGGGAGATAGGAAGCAACGAAAAAGCGTTTCTGAAGTGGTATCTGATGTGTACAGCGTTTTGAATGTTGTTTCATTAGGTGGTAAACGATTAGTGTTATCTGTGAATACCTCTAGTCATCGAATATTAAGTGATAATAGTACGGGGTCAACGTTGTGGCACGGTATTATTTTTTTAGAGTATAATATTACAATTTAGGAGGAACAAATACATGGCAGCAAAAGAATTATTACCAGTAAATGGGAAGAATAAATATTTATTATTTCGTTTATTAGAGGACGCAAAAACGAAAGCGGCAAGCAAATTATTATTACAAACAGAACATGAATGGTCATTTGAACGTGACCAAGAGGCAGTAAAAACGAAAGATGGGGCAGTAATTGCATCAGGTGGTATGGAGGTATCACTTTCTATCTCTGCTGTATCAGCTTACGATGAAGTGAATGAAATGCTTTATAAATCAGTTGTTGAAGATAAAATGTTAGAGGTTTGGGAAGTTGATATTACTCAACCTGCTAGCGGAGGTAAATTCAAAGGACGCTATGCTCGTGGTAAATTGTCTTCTTGGACATTACCGTCATCGGTTGATGGATTAGAAGAACTAGATACTGAAATGGCGATTGAAGGTATACCGGTTGACGGGGAAGTTACATTAACTGCTGAACAAAAATTGTTAATTGAAGCAGCTTATGGATTCCAAGATACGACAGTTATGGCAGGTTAGTAATAAATAGTGGGGGCTTGTATGCCCCTTATTTTGAATTTTATTAGGAGGAGATACTATGAAAGCATATAGACAAACGATTGAAATTAACGGAAGAAATGTATTGATGACCTTTGGTATGCGTTTTTTGCAATTAATGGGGGATAAGTATAGTCTTGATGCGCAAGGGATGAAAATGCGTGGTATGCATTATGCATCGATTTTAACGGAGTTACAGACGGGTAATCCAGTGATTATCTTTGATATGATTCGCTTTGCGACAGATGGTAATCCATTGTTGAAAGACGAAGAAATTGAAGATTATGTATTCGAGCAATTGGAAGATGAAGAGGCTGAAAAGAAATTATTTCAAGATTTTTTCGCTATTTTCAAGAAAGTACCTGGAGCGAAGAAATACGTAAAAGAGTTGGAAAAATTAACGGAACCGGAACAACCGTCAGAAGAAACGAGCAAGAAAACGAAGTTGAAATCGTAAATCCTTATACGGTAGCGATTGAGAATTGCTTTCATTATTTGGGCATAACTGATATTGATACCGTTTATAATATGGGCTATGCGGAGTATTTATTCCGGATGGAGATGGAGAACAAACGACGTCATGCTGAAATGGAAAATACATTATTTCAAGCGTGGGTTACGAGTCGTTTGGCAGTGGCTCAAAAATCCAATGGCAAGTATGCTTATAACTCCTTTGAGGATTTCAAAAAAATCATTAAAACAGAATCGAATCAGCGTCGTAACTTTGATGAGTTGCGACGTTTAGCTTTAGTTCAAAGAGAATTTAAGAAAGGGGGGTATTGATGGAACAATATTCCGTAGAAGCGATACTGACGCTTGTAGATAAAGGTTTTACGAGCGGTTTAAGTAAAGCAGAACAATCTGTTAACAACCTGTATAAGAATGTTGGAAAAGTATCAAAAGGCGCAGTTGATGTGGGTAAATCGATGACTAAGTTTGTAACAACACCAATTGTTGGTGGGGCAGTTGCGGCAGTAAAAGCGTTTGGTAACTTGGAACAAGCTTATGGCGGGATTGAGACGATGTTTAAAGGGTCGGCTAATACGGTCATAAAGAACGCTGAGAGTGCGTATAAACGTGCTGGGGTTTCCGGTACGGAGTACATGGAGCAAGTCACTTCGTTTTCAGCTACTTTGTTGCAAGGTTTAGGTGGCGATACGCAAAAAGCTGCTAAATATGCTGATATGGCAATTACTGACATGGCGGATAAAAAGTTAGTCCGCTTAAAACGCATTGAACCTTATCAAGGGTGTGAGCGCATAATGTGTGCTTGCTAACGGGGGAACTCTAAGGGC contains:
- a CDS encoding major capsid protein, with amino-acid sequence MVLIYDAVTASNVAGYYNAKLENVESVGQKAFPVRKQLGIKLSMVKGSKGLPVVLKPAAFDTKVVLRDRMNVTITDEEMPFFKEAMLIKEVDRQQLNLLEATGNQAMIDVMMKTIFDDETTLIKAAEARLEAMRMQVLATGKISVNANGVMKDFDYGVRDENKGTVTTAWTDAAKATPLADLEKASDALMALGSKADVVYMNSKTYSLLKNADSTLKLIKPLAPKGAAVTRAELNAFLEDEYDLKVIVVNQTYIDDDGKVKKYFPDGTVTLAPNAVLGNTVFGTTPEESDLMVGNISGVSVELTHTGIAITTKKLDDPVNVQTKVSMIALPSFEQIDSVYLLDIEP
- a CDS encoding phage head-tail connector protein; the encoded protein is MANLEIQTVLDNVKVVLDIDDTIQDKMIAHLAKLVIDHFKLAYSQIDVDERFGFIIEECTIKRYVRRGAEGASSESREGYEMSFERYDDEFAPYDALIRKTLDIGYSRQGMVVFI
- a CDS encoding HK97 gp10 family phage protein, whose translation is MYFIWSVIALEIRFNGLEALGKKLSHIKNMDAAKQIVRLNGAELNQKMVRNAHFVKGYSTGQTRRSISLEIQDGGMTASVKPNTHYSPYLEYGTRKMAAQPFVKPAFNAQKEIFKDDMSKLVK
- a CDS encoding phage major tail protein, TP901-1 family, whose protein sequence is MAAKELLPVNGKNKYLLFRLLEDAKTKAASKLLLQTEHEWSFERDQEAVKTKDGAVIASGGMEVSLSISAVSAYDEVNEMLYKSVVEDKMLEVWEVDITQPASGGKFKGRYARGKLSSWTLPSSVDGLEELDTEMAIEGIPVDGEVTLTAEQKLLIEAAYGFQDTTVMAG